The Brevinematales bacterium genome includes the window GAAGGCACAAAAATTAGAAACTGGTGAGATAATAATAAATCCTTCAGGTCAAATTGAAGATCTTGTTATTCCTAGAGGAGCAAAAAGTCCAGCAGCGGCTACGACTGTGGTCAAGTATAGGTCTAATTTGGATGGTAGAACACCAGTACTAACACCACAGTCCAGTCTTTTAGATAGAGAGAAGTACACTCACAAAACTAGTGTGGATATCTTTGATTCGTATGGGAATAGATATAGAATGTTTATTGATTTTGTAAGAACAGATCTAAATACTTGGGTTGCTACTGTTAATGTCGAAAATTCTAGTGGAGTTGTTGTGAGTGTTGGTGAAGAAAAAGTTGATAATAATAATCAGTTTACTATTGTTTTTGATAATAAGGGCACTTTAAGAAGTATTTCTGATAATAGTGTTAATCCTACGGTTATGGATTCTGGTACTCTCATGGCTAATGTGAGTTTTACTCTACCAGATGGTACTAGACAGACTGTTAAAGTAGAATTAGGTGTTGTAGGTAGTATTGAAAATAGTATTACTCAGTTTTCTTCTCCTTCAACTGCTTCAGTTTATGATCAAGATGGACATGCTATGGGGTATCTTGAGAGCTTTAAGATAGACAGTTCGGGAACTATAATAGGTGTTTTTACTAACGGTCTTCAAGAACCTTTAGGACAAGTAGCTTTGGCTGGATTTACTAATCCTCAAGGTCTTGAGAAGGTTGGTGAAAATTTGTACATTGAAACCATGAACTCAGGACTTGCAGATATAAGTCCAGCGGAGATAAAAGGTAAAGGTAAGATATACTCAGGAGCATTGGAAATGTCTAATGTTGATTTATCTGATGCTTTTGTTGATATGATCGTTACACAAAGAGGATTCCAAGCAAATTCGAGAACAATAACAACGACGGATCAGATGCTACAAGAAATACTGAATCTCAAGAGATAATAGGTATCGCACCACCTATTTTCTAGGGGAGGGCCAAAAGTAGGTTCTCCCTTTTCATTCACATTATTAATATCTTTAACCTTTCAACTTCGTCGATGTCTGTTATTACCTTTACTATATATCGGTGTGGATCTAGTTGTAAATTTACTTTTATTTTGCTCGTTACCTTACCGAGAGAATTTTCAATAAGTAGTATTGTGGGTTTTATAGAGTATTCACTGTCTTTGTGTATTATTATTCCTTTTTCACCAGTATTCAGTAATACAAATGATCCTACGGTATATGGTGATGGTAAATTGTATAACTTAGCCATTTCTATTACAAATCTTTGGGCTAACATTGGCTCAAAGTGTGTACCTGATCTTTTCATTATTATATCTAGCGCTTGTGCTATGGTCATTCCTTGTTTGTAAGGTCTTTCTGAAGTAAGAGCGTCAAATACGTCTGCTAAACTAACAATTTGAGGATATCTCCCTATTCTATCGAACTTTATTCCCAAAGGATATCCATTGCCGTCGTATCTCTCGTGATGAAAGAGTACTATCTTCTTAGCGTATGTGCTTACTGTAGGTTCATCTTTTATCGCGAAATATCCTATTATTGGATGCTTTTTAATTATCGTTAATTCTTCTTCTGTGAGTTCTCCAGGTTTGTAAAGTATAGATGTTGGTATTTTTACCTTACCTATGTCATGTAGTATTGCTCCTGTTCCTATTTCTTTTGTTACAAAATCACTAGCACCTAAAAATTTGGAGAAAAACATTGAAAGTATTGTTACGTTCACAGAATGTACGTAAGTGTATTCATCATAGTTTTTTACAATAGAAAGGTTTATTACTGCCTTTCCGAGTTTTTGAATCATTTCTTTAAATAGCTGTTCTATTATCCTTTTTACTTCTGATATTTCTATTTTATTGTCTTCTTTGAGTTGGTGTAAAACATTGTTTATAACTTCTTTTGCTTTTTCTTTGACTTCTTCTGAAAACATCGGAGGATATATTTCCGAAAGATCTTTTTTTATCTCTTTGGTGTAGTATAATTCTTTTATACCTTGGGTTTTGAGTTGATTAATTATGTTGGGAGTTAGAGGCTTTTTAGCAGGCCATATAAAGATACCTTCTTTTGAAAATAAATCTCCTGATAGCACCATGCCGGGTTTTAGAAAATCAACTAGTATGTCGTATTTTATTTCACCTGTTCCCATGATTTATGACGTAATTATACTACTAATATATGATCTGTTTCAATAGAAACAGAGATTTGATCTTAGTTATAATTACAGGAATATATAGTATCTTATATATTCGCATAGGAAATTGTGAGGGTGATATTTAGTAATTATATTTTAGCTAAATTTTGAGGATCTTTTTGAAAAAAATATTTGTGAAAGTTATAATATTGTTTGGAGGTAGGTATGAGAAGAATTATATTTTCGATTCTTGTAATTATGATATCTAGTTTTGTTTATGGGCAGAAATATGTTGTTGATACTTCAATAGGTGATGTTTATGTTTTAAACAAGGGGAAGAGTTCAATAGTAGAAGTTGGGTATATCATAAAGCAAGGGGATACTATAAAAACTGGTAGGGATTCTGAATGTTACATATCAGTTGATAGAAGAGGATATATAAAAGTTGAACCAAATACTTCGGTTAAATTTGAAGAGATTGAAAGTATTGCTAAGGAGAGCAAGAGAGACAAATTGAGTGTTAATGGTAATATAATACTATCAGTTAAAGGTATATTTTCTCAAAATAGCTCTTTGAGCATTAAAACATCAACGGCTTTTGCTACTGTTAGGGGTACAGAGTTTGTGATAGAAGTTGCTGATATGACAACAAGGGTTTACGTTCTTGAGGGTAAAGTAGAAGTTGCTCCGCTTGTTTCACAGGTAGAAAGTGATCTTTTGATGTTTTCGACTTTACTTAATGCAGGGGAGAAGATAGAAATATCAGAAATAGATGTGATAAATGCTACTTCTTTTTTAAGGAAAGGTAAAGAAGGTGAGTATGGCGTTTTTTTGAATAGTAAAAAGAAATCTATTATTGCTTCTGAAAGAGAGAGATTTTCGCAAAGGATGAAAATGTTAAGAGATTTACAGAAAAAGAGAAAAGAAGAGCTTGAGAGAAAGAAAAAAGAATATCTTAAGGATCCATCAAAAATGTTTGAAGAATAATAGATGAAAATAGGTCTTTTTGGCGGTACCTTTGATCCTATACATATAGGACATTTAATAGTTGCTAATACTGCTTTGGTTAGATTTACATTAGATAAAGTTGTCTTTGTACCAGCAAAGGTGTCTCCATTTAAGCTTGGCCGTCAAAAAATGTTTACAGATAAGCAAATAATTGAGATGATAAATCTCTCAATACTAGATAACGAGAAATTTGAGTTATCGGATTTTGAGATTTTATCTGAAAGTGTTTCTTATACATATCTTACTGTAGATTATTTTAGTAATCTCTATAATGGTGCAGATATTTACCTAGTACTTGGTAGTGATAGTTTTGAAAGTTTTTGTAAGTGGAAAAATTATGAGCAGATAATTCAGAAATGCAAAATAATTGTTTATCCTAGATTGGGAAGTAGTTTGGAATTGCCTAAGTGTTTGGAAAGTTTTAAGCATAAAGTTTTTGTTTTACAGTCTCCTGTTATCGAAATAAGCTCAACTATTATAAGAAAGATGATAGTTAGAAAGGAAGATTTTAGGTATCTAGTTCACGATAGAGTTTATGAGTACATAAAAAGTTTGATGTAATTTTGATTAGAATTATCTGCTTTTTAGTAACTTAAATGATATTTTTATAGACTATATATTTTGTTTGTATGTGACTTTTTAATCAAAGATGTTTAGGTTTACTAGTAATACCAGAATGATTTTACACCTTTTATGGTTCGGAGTTTTATTGAAACTTCTGATGAGGGTTTTACCCCATAAATTGGTGAGGTTCTAAAGTATTTTATGCCACCATTACCAACAATTCCTATGTATGTGATACATTTTCCATTTTTTTCTTTAAGGATGTTCCTTATTTTATCGAGTTCATCTTTGGAAGTATCTTGAGATATAATTATGTGAAGTTCTGTGACTTTATCTTTGCCATATTCTGATATTCCCAATATTTTAGATACTTTTGGGAATGATTTACCTAAGGTATTCTTTGTTATAACTCCTTTGAATAGCAGAATTTTACCTTGCTGTAGTAGATTTTCATAAGTTTTGGTTGCTTCTACGGATAAGTACAGTGTTATCTTCTTGCTATAGTAATCCGATATTCTTATGTTTGCTATTTTTCCTTTTATTGTTTCTTTTCTTTCTATTTCTGTTATCATACCCATTACAGTGAAGGGACAACCTTCTGGTAGGATGTCAATATAATCAGCCTCAAAGTTTGTATAGTTTTTTATTTCTTTCCAATATTCTTTTAGCGGATTATGCGATAGGAAGACACCCAATACTTCTTTTTCATAGTTTAGTATGGTATCTTTTGGAATTTCTCCATTTTCAAAAAGCGATGTTATTCTAAGTTCTGTTTGGGTTTTAGGATCTTTGAGAATAAATAAGTTGTTTTGTCCTAATTCGTTGTCTTTTGAAACAGATGAGAAAAAGCTTATTATCTTATCCAGATTTGAGATTAATTTATCTCTTTTTTCTAGAATTGGATCTAATGCTCCAGCTTTGATTAATGGTTCGTATGAATTTTTCTTGAGAAATTTGGAAGTTCTTTCAAAGAATTCTTCAATACTTTTGTATTCTCCGTACTTTTCTCTGTCGTTCAGTATATCATCTGCTGAAGATTCACCAAACCCTTTTATGCCTAGAAATCCATATCTTATTCCTAGTCCATTGTTTGTTTCTTCGATCGAGAAGAACTTTTTGCTTTTATTTATATGTGGTGGTAGTATTTTTATATTCATTCTGATTGCTTCTGAGACATAATGTACCATTTTTTCGAATTTACCAACCTCTGAGTTTATCAGTGCAGTCATATACTCAAGTGGATAATGAGCTTTGAGATATGCTGTTTGATAAGTTATTATAGCATATGCTGCGCTATGGGATTTGTTAAAACCATATTCGGCAAACTTTTCTATGGTGTCAAATAACTCTTTTGCAAAGTTTTCATCATACCCATTAGAAATTGCTCCTCTGACAAAATCATTTTTCATCTGTTCCATTATCTCTTTTTTCTTTTTACCTATAGCTCTTCTTAGGTTATCTGCCTGGCCTAGTGTAAACCCGCATATTCTCTGTGCTATTTTCATTATTTGCTCTTGGTAAAGTATAACTCCATAAGTTTCCTTGAGTATATCTTCCAAATCTTTATGAGGATACTCTACTTTTTCTTTCCCGTGTTTTCTATTTATGTACTGTTTGTCCATACCTGATCCTAATGGACCTGGTCGGTATAATGCAAGTGCTGCTATTATGTCTTCTATACAAGATGGTTTCATATTTTTAAGCATTTCTTTCATACCATCTGACTCAACTTGAAATATACCATCAGTTTCTCCTGAAGATAGCAGTTGATATGTTTTCTTATCATCTAGAGGAATGGATGAAATATCTATTTGAATCCCTTTAGTTTCCTCTATTAGTTTTAATGTGTCTTGTATAACAGAAAGGTTAGCAAGACCAAGTATATCCATTTTAAGGAAGCCTAATTCTTCAAGATATTGTGCGGATATTTGTGTTGATATTGTGCCTTCTTTAGGATCTCTATATAGTGCTATGTATTCGTATATTGGTACTGACGAGATCACTATTCCTGAAGCGTGTATTGATGCGTGTCTAACTATACCTTCAAGTTTTTCTGCTGTCTCAATCCATTCTTTTTCTATATCTGTACCGTTGTTATAGATTTCTCTTACCTCAGACACTACAGTCTTAGCCTCAGATATACTATCAACATCTGACAAAGATTTAGCAATAGTATCAACTTTTTGTTGAGGTATTCCTAGTACTCTTCCAACATCTCTAATCGCTGCTTTGGTTTGTAGTGTTCCAAAAGTTATTATATTTGCAGTATTATCTTTACCATACTTGTTGACTAAGTATTGTATTACTTTGTCTCTATCCCTATCTGCTACATCAACATCTATATCTGGCATTGTAACTCTTTCTGGGTTTAAAAATCTTTCAAAGAGTAGATTATACTTAATGGGATCGATTTGAGTTATACCTGTTGCATAGGTAATTAGTGCTCCTGCTGCAGATCCTCTACCGGGTCCTACAGGTATACCGTTATTTTTAGCCCAGTTTACAAAGTCCTGAACTACTAGAAAATAGTTGCTGAAACCCATATTTCTTATAACTTCAAGTTCGTAATTTGCTCTTTCTTTATACTCTTCTGGTATTTTCCCCCCGAACATTTTGTTGAGATTATCTAATACCATTTCTCTTAATACTTTATCTGCATCATCTATTTGCCCATAATTTGGCATTAACTCCTTGTTGTTGAATGGTATTTCAAGATTACACTTTTCACTTATTTCAACAGTATTCTTTATAGCTTCGGGTATTTCTCCAAAATCTTTCTCAATTTCGTGGATAGACTTTAGGTAGAATGAATTATTCGAAAACCTAAATCTTTTTTCGTCTGATTTTTTGCTTCCAGTTTGAATACACAATAGAACATCATGTATATCGGCATCTTCTTTTGTAAGATAGTGGGAATCACCTGTTGCAACAATTTTTAGTCCCATGTCTTTTGCAATTTTGATGAGATTTGGATTTAATATTTTCTCTTCTTCTAGTTCATGTCTTTGAATCTCTATGTAAAAATCTTCTTTTCCAAAATTGGATATATACCATTCTGCTACTTTTTGTGCTTCTTTGTAATTCCCTTTTAGAATGAGTTGTGGAATTTCTCCTGCTATACACCCACTCAGAATTATTAACCCTTCTTTGTGTTGTTCGAGTAGTTTTTTGTCTATACGAGGTTTGTAATAAAATCCTTCTAAGTAAGATTTAGTAACTAATTTAACAAGATTTTTATATCCTTTTATATCTTTGGCTAGTAAAACTAGATGAGAATATTGTTTGTCAAGACTATCAGGATTAGAATTTGTCGATTTTTCCTTCTTGTGCATATCTTCAGTTAAGTATGCTTCTACCCCTATAATTGGTTTTATATCATTTTCTTTACATGTTTTGTAAAATTCTATGCTACCAAAAAGGTTACCATGATCTGTTATAGCAACTGATTTCATTCCAAATTCTTTGACTTTTTGGACTAGATCGCTTATTTTTGAAGCACCATCTAGTAAACTGTACTCGGTATGTAGGTGTAAATGGACAAATTCCTTCATAGCCCTTAATTTTAAATAAAAAAATATTGACAATAAAATTCAATTTAGATCTAAATTATCATTCAGTCTGTTTGTGTGAAGGGTTTATTAGTCGATTAGAGTTTTTAGTATCATTAACTATAGTTTTTTCTTTAAGAAGGTACAAAATTGATGATTTGAGTTTTAATTGAGTGTGTGTCTATAGCAATATAGTCATTAGGGTATCTAAGGTAACATAGTCTAGATGTTCGTTTAGGTGTTTTGGATTTGATTTATGATCAACAAGTTATTATTATTATTGTTGTGTATGAAGTGGATATTAGTCAAGATGATAGAATTTTATCAGAAATATATAGGTCCTGTGAAAGGGCATACTTGTAGATTCTATCCAACTTGTTCTGATTATACGAAAGAAGCGGTAATAAGGCATGGTGTCGTTAAGGGTAGCTTTTTGGGTATCATGAGAATATTAAAATGTCATCCTTTTCATCCGGGGGGATATGATCCTGTTCCTTAGTCGAGTTTTTCAACAAACTGTCTACTCTTTTCAGATAATTCGTTTTTTCTTCTTTTTACTTCCTTTATGCTATCTTGAGTTATCTCGTATTTGAAGAAAGTTTGGTATTTCCCCGTATTTAATTTTTGCCAATATTTGCCTTTCAATTCTAATTTTAACATAGACGTTAATTTCTTTTCGTCTGGTAGATAGTATGATAGGTATGTTGATAATTCTTTGTAAGCATCAGCTTCTTGTATACTATTTCCTTCAAGTAAGAAAATGAAAAAAGTACCATCAATTGTTCTTTGTATTTCTCTTTGATCTTCTAAAATAAGCACCCATTCTGGTATAGGACCTACTTCTGAGATTGAGGAACTGTTTAGAATTATATTTTTCTTATCTTTGACAGGGATGTAACTCGTTTCAGTTTTTTTTGATTGAGGGCATCCCAATAGAAAAGTAAGTGTAGTTAATAAGAATATAAAGGTTTTAGTAGTAGTTAGCATCTTTTTGAAAAAAACTTTACAACCAAGAGTCATACTTATAAAATTATCTAGGGTTTGAGTTATTGGTATCAACTATGTTAGCATTGGGTCATGGGGATGATTTCTTTAAGTTTTGATAATGAGTGAGTATAGGAGAAAGGTATGAGATGTAATTGTTTTACTTTGTTTGCGTAGAGATATAATTTGAGTTTTTAAGGGAGGTTTTTATGAGAGTTTTTCGAAAGGGTTTAACATTGGTTTTAACATTGTTTCTTTTTGTTGGTTTTGCTTTTTCTCAGAAGACTTCAAGAGATCCTTACGAAGGAGAACCTTGTGTTTATGTGGCTACAAATGGTAGTGATGAAAATCCTGGTACTAAGGTTTTACCTTTCAGGACTATAGAAGTTGCTGTAGATAAGGCAGTTATGTTTGGTATTAGAGTTATAAAGGTTGCTGAAGGAGTTTATATTCCTGGTAATGGTTTGGCTACAGGTTTTGGTGGTGTTGTGATTAAACATCACAATATTAAGCTTATAGGTGGATATGATCAGAATTTTACAAGTATAGTTGGTTATTCCATACTTGATGGACAAAGAAAAGTTCAAGCGATAATAGAGGTTAGAGATGTTAGTAATGTTTTGATTGAAAATTTTGTGGTTGTGGGTGCAACAAACAGAGAGAGAAATGAAAAAAATGGAGGAGGAGTATACCTGAATAAATCAGATAATTCAACGATAAGTAATGTTATATCATCAAATAACATTGTTGGTAATGGAGCGGGTTTGTGTGTGGTAGGTAATAATAACAAAGTTTTGAGTTCAAGAGTGATAAGAAACAGTGCTGAAAATGGAGGAGGTGTTTATATTGTAGGTAATAATAACCATATATCTTCAGTTGCTATTTTAAGTAATTCTGCTGCTATACTTGGTGGTGGATTGCTAGTGAGTGGTGTTAGTAATATTTTAAGATCTTTGGAAATTTCCTATAATTCTTCGAGAGAAGGTGCTGGATTATATCTGGATAAGAGTTTGTATTCTCAGGTTCTTGATAATACATTTAGCTTCAATAATGCTCAAAACTCGGGAGGAGGTTTGTTTGTCAATGTAGGTATAGGTAATATTGTTAAATCAGTATTCAG containing:
- the flgE gene encoding flagellar hook protein FlgE — translated: MMRSLYSGVSGLVNHQVRMDVLGNNISNVNTYGFKRERVTFQDIISQMVEASAKPTDERGGINSKQIGLGMTVASIDKIMTQGSIQTTGINTDLSIAGEGFFVLKKGDQLFYSRAGNFYIDKNGTLVNSSGFKVQGWKAQKLETGEIIINPSGQIEDLVIPRGAKSPAAATTVVKYRSNLDGRTPVLTPQSSLLDREKYTHKTSVDIFDSYGNRYRMFIDFVRTDLNTWVATVNVENSSGVVVSVGEEKVDNNNQFTIVFDNKGTLRSISDNSVNPTVMDSGTLMANVSFTLPDGTRQTVKVELGVVGSIENSITQFSSPSTASVYDQDGHAMGYLESFKIDSSGTIIGVFTNGLQEPLGQVALAGFTNPQGLEKVGENLYIETMNSGLADISPAEIKGKGKIYSGALEMSNVDLSDAFVDMIVTQRGFQANSRTITTTDQMLQEILNLKR
- a CDS encoding HD-GYP domain-containing protein, which gives rise to MGTGEIKYDILVDFLKPGMVLSGDLFSKEGIFIWPAKKPLTPNIINQLKTQGIKELYYTKEIKKDLSEIYPPMFSEEVKEKAKEVINNVLHQLKEDNKIEISEVKRIIEQLFKEMIQKLGKAVINLSIVKNYDEYTYVHSVNVTILSMFFSKFLGASDFVTKEIGTGAILHDIGKVKIPTSILYKPGELTEEELTIIKKHPIIGYFAIKDEPTVSTYAKKIVLFHHERYDGNGYPLGIKFDRIGRYPQIVSLADVFDALTSERPYKQGMTIAQALDIIMKRSGTHFEPMLAQRFVIEMAKLYNLPSPYTVGSFVLLNTGEKGIIIHKDSEYSIKPTILLIENSLGKVTSKIKVNLQLDPHRYIVKVITDIDEVERLKILIM
- a CDS encoding FecR family protein; this translates as MRRIIFSILVIMISSFVYGQKYVVDTSIGDVYVLNKGKSSIVEVGYIIKQGDTIKTGRDSECYISVDRRGYIKVEPNTSVKFEEIESIAKESKRDKLSVNGNIILSVKGIFSQNSSLSIKTSTAFATVRGTEFVIEVADMTTRVYVLEGKVEVAPLVSQVESDLLMFSTLLNAGEKIEISEIDVINATSFLRKGKEGEYGVFLNSKKKSIIASERERFSQRMKMLRDLQKKRKEELERKKKEYLKDPSKMFEE
- the nadD gene encoding nicotinate-nucleotide adenylyltransferase, with product MKIGLFGGTFDPIHIGHLIVANTALVRFTLDKVVFVPAKVSPFKLGRQKMFTDKQIIEMINLSILDNEKFELSDFEILSESVSYTYLTVDYFSNLYNGADIYLVLGSDSFESFCKWKNYEQIIQKCKIIVYPRLGSSLELPKCLESFKHKVFVLQSPVIEISSTIIRKMIVRKEDFRYLVHDRVYEYIKSLM
- the dnaE gene encoding DNA polymerase III subunit alpha — encoded protein: MKEFVHLHLHTEYSLLDGASKISDLVQKVKEFGMKSVAITDHGNLFGSIEFYKTCKENDIKPIIGVEAYLTEDMHKKEKSTNSNPDSLDKQYSHLVLLAKDIKGYKNLVKLVTKSYLEGFYYKPRIDKKLLEQHKEGLIILSGCIAGEIPQLILKGNYKEAQKVAEWYISNFGKEDFYIEIQRHELEEEKILNPNLIKIAKDMGLKIVATGDSHYLTKEDADIHDVLLCIQTGSKKSDEKRFRFSNNSFYLKSIHEIEKDFGEIPEAIKNTVEISEKCNLEIPFNNKELMPNYGQIDDADKVLREMVLDNLNKMFGGKIPEEYKERANYELEVIRNMGFSNYFLVVQDFVNWAKNNGIPVGPGRGSAAGALITYATGITQIDPIKYNLLFERFLNPERVTMPDIDVDVADRDRDKVIQYLVNKYGKDNTANIITFGTLQTKAAIRDVGRVLGIPQQKVDTIAKSLSDVDSISEAKTVVSEVREIYNNGTDIEKEWIETAEKLEGIVRHASIHASGIVISSVPIYEYIALYRDPKEGTISTQISAQYLEELGFLKMDILGLANLSVIQDTLKLIEETKGIQIDISSIPLDDKKTYQLLSSGETDGIFQVESDGMKEMLKNMKPSCIEDIIAALALYRPGPLGSGMDKQYINRKHGKEKVEYPHKDLEDILKETYGVILYQEQIMKIAQRICGFTLGQADNLRRAIGKKKKEIMEQMKNDFVRGAISNGYDENFAKELFDTIEKFAEYGFNKSHSAAYAIITYQTAYLKAHYPLEYMTALINSEVGKFEKMVHYVSEAIRMNIKILPPHINKSKKFFSIEETNNGLGIRYGFLGIKGFGESSADDILNDREKYGEYKSIEEFFERTSKFLKKNSYEPLIKAGALDPILEKRDKLISNLDKIISFFSSVSKDNELGQNNLFILKDPKTQTELRITSLFENGEIPKDTILNYEKEVLGVFLSHNPLKEYWKEIKNYTNFEADYIDILPEGCPFTVMGMITEIERKETIKGKIANIRISDYYSKKITLYLSVEATKTYENLLQQGKILLFKGVITKNTLGKSFPKVSKILGISEYGKDKVTELHIIISQDTSKDELDKIRNILKEKNGKCITYIGIVGNGGIKYFRTSPIYGVKPSSEVSIKLRTIKGVKSFWYY
- the yidD gene encoding membrane protein insertion efficiency factor YidD, producing MKWILVKMIEFYQKYIGPVKGHTCRFYPTCSDYTKEAVIRHGVVKGSFLGIMRILKCHPFHPGGYDPVP